One genomic window of Camelina sativa cultivar DH55 chromosome 5, Cs, whole genome shotgun sequence includes the following:
- the LOC104789265 gene encoding uncharacterized protein LOC104789265 — MGDSFPIDIKLPELCFNIGEEPRSDVKINQFPNYDAVIQVKSILSVAEYERIKNSFLGPILKVINRGLMMSGKMVHCFLSRSLKVSKENELWMHFGGQPMRFSIREFHMVTGLKCTEWGANEDQRQNRYDWANTEDAHTYEDVLDILQGTDPEAADERYSLAMLILIECIFFQKYRGNKLPAKNLKRAQHLDVLANYPWGKDAYNLLIKSVKKNVPSNLMKQKYDLHGYPLALHLWILESVPMLKSSFSTLSVIERPSAYLCEKYTRTVNPSIAQVENIEASNHLKVIHILPSIPDDTEDTVFLEDTPDQDLSMLTDVLNKGYKLTLEDWRKRALDVGAVMEDIARNSYQLRNKETLKPSSSGESLMEKLDKLYNMVTDGFRDINCRLSKIEESLGKYKPTNTDDQEQHQDSGMSPFASSPTTNPTFPSSPSAEQSTDNVSQVSDTEIPTESGDGIHTTNNPTTEQYTCDSQIPTESGDGIRPTNNSPTEQYTSETQIPTECGDWIRPSNRSTTEQKTVHVALTSETQITKEIQLLQEVEVRYENKRSKGKVKAILENGISVLMDKSKKEEFFGKDQIRFFDRENESEPNPEVLTTEFFTPRENQTEELTQTEELTEKINTIIEEINQTEEMTQKLDSAVDVRFIIKLFPVI; from the exons ATGGGTGATTCTTTCCCTATAGATATAAAGCTTCCTgaactttgtttcaacatagGAGAGGAACCAAGATCAGATGTGAAGATAAACCAGTTTCCAAACTACGATGCTGTCATACAAGTAAAAAGCATCCTCTCAGTTGCGGAGTATGAGAGGATCAAGAATTCGTTCCTGGGACCAATTTTGAAGGTTATCAACAGAGGACTGATGATGTCTGGGAAGATGGTGCACTGTTTTCTGAGCAGAAGTTTAAAGGTATCAAAGGAAAATGAACTATGGATGCATTTTGGAGGACAACCAATGAGATTCTCAATAAGAGAATTCCATATGGTCACTGGATTGAAATGCACTGAATGGGGAGCTAATGAAGATCAACGGCAGAATCGTTATGATTGGGCTAACACTGAAGATGCTCACACATATGAAGATGTTTTGGATATTCTACAAGGAACTGATCCAGAGGCAGCAGATGAAAGATACTCTCTTGCGATGCTGATCCTTATCGAATGCATCTTCTTTCAGAAGTACAGAGGTAACAAGCTTCCTGCAAAAAACCTTAAGAGAGCTCAGCATTTGGATGTCTTGGCTAATTATCCGTGGGGGAAAGATGCTTATAATCTTCTGATTAAGTCAGTAAAGAAGAATGTCCCATCAAATCTGATGAAGCAAAAATATGACTTACATGGATATCCGTTGGCACTGCACTTGTGGATTCTAGAGTCTGTTCCTATGTTAAAGTCATCTTTCAGCACATTGAGTGTAATTGAGCGACCATCAGCATATCTCTGTGAAAAATACACACGTACAGTTAATCCATCGATTGCTCAAGTGGAGAACATTGAAGCATCAAACCAT CTCAAGGTTATTCACATATTACCATCGATACCCGATGATACAGAAGATACAGTCTTCTTGGAAGACACTCCTGATCAAGATTTGAGTATGTTAACAGATGTACTGAACAAGGGATACAAATTGACACTTGAAGACTGGAGAAAAAGAGCATTGGATGTTGGTGCAGTGATGGAAGATATTGCTAGGAATTCTTACCAGTTACGTAACAAGGAGACACTAAAGCCATCCTCTTCTGGAGAGTCACTAATGGAGAAGCTAGATAAACTTTACAACATGGTTACGGATGGGTTCAGAGATATCAATTGCCGGTTATCAAAAATAGAGGAGAGTCTGGGAAAATATAAACCTACCAATACAGACGATCAG GAGCAACACCAAGATAGTGGAATGTCTCCATTTGCCAGTTCTCCAACTACAAACCCTACATTCCCCAGTTCTCCAAGCGCTGAACAAAGTACAGATAATGTGAGTCAAGTTTCTGACACTGAGATTCCTACGGAG AGTGGTGATGGGATCCATACGACTAACAATCCTACCACTGAACAATATACATGTGACTCTCAGATTCCTACGGAG AGTGGTGATGGGATCCGTCCGACTAACAATTCTCCCACTGAACAATATACATCTGAGACTCAGATTCCTACGGAG TGTGGTGATTGGATCCGACCATCTAACAGGTCTACCACTGAACAAAAAACAGTGCATGTGGCTCTGACTTCTGAGACTCAGATTACTAAGGAG ataCAATTGCTGCAAGAAGTTGAAGTTAGGTATGAGAACAAAAGGAGCAAAGGAAAAGTGAAGGCAATCCTTGAAAACGGAATCAGTGTTTTGATggacaaatcaaagaaagaagaattttttggaAAAGACCAAATTCGGTTCTTCGATAGAGAGAATGAAAGTGAACCAAATCCAGAAGTTTTAACTACTGAG TTCTTTACTCCAAGGGAAAACCAAACGGAGGAGTTAACCCAAACGGAGGAGTTAACCGAAAAGATCAATACCATCATTGAGGAGATAAACCAAACTGAGGAGATGACCCAGAAGCTCGATTCAGCTGTTGATGTAagatttattataaaactttttcctgttatttaa
- the LOC104786913 gene encoding uncharacterized protein LOC104786913, producing the protein MTIASNIKTSLPYADKAIDYLAAIEERFKTADKSLAGKLMADLTTIKYDGTRSMHEHCIEMRNLAAKLKNLGMSVDDSFLVQFILNSLPPQYGPFQINYNAIDERWTSNELANKLVQEEARLGREGIKVSHHVQGAGPKVGFRHKKSHQRAQPTMNDYVQVNPKKKAKKDYRCNFCKKVGHFQKDCPKRREWFERKGFLTIQTINSRENYLLMGN; encoded by the exons atgaccATAGCTAGCAACATCAAAACTTCCCTTCCATATGCAGATAAAGCTATAGATTATCTAGCAGCTATAGAAGAACGGTTTAAGACTGCAGACAAATCCCTTGCAGGGAAACTTATGGCAGATCTTACAACCATTAAGTATGATGGGACAAGGTCTATGCATGAACATTGCATTGAAATGAGAAACCTTGCGGCTAAACTAAAGAATTTAGGAATGAGTGTGGACGATTCATTTCTTGTCCAATTTATCCTAAATTCACTACCTCCTCAGTATGGACCCTTTCAGATCAATTATAATGCAATTGATGAAAGGTGGACATCTAATGAATTGGCTAATAAACTAGTCCAAGAGGAGGCTAGACTTGGCCGTGAAGGAATTAAAGTTTCCCATCATGTTCAAGGAGCTGGACCTAAAGTTGGGTTTAGGCATAAAAAGAGCCATCAAAGAGCACAACCCACAATGAACGATTATGTTCAAGTTAATCCGaagaaaaaggcaaagaaaGATTACAGGtgcaacttttgtaaaaaggTTGGACACTTTCAGAAAGATTGCCCTAAAAGAAGAGAATGGTTCGAAAGAAAG GGATTTCTTACGATCCAGACCATAAATTCACGTGAAAACTACTTATTAATGGGAAATTGA